Proteins encoded by one window of Sorex araneus isolate mSorAra2 chromosome 3, mSorAra2.pri, whole genome shotgun sequence:
- the HEPACAM gene encoding hepatocyte cell adhesion molecule isoform X1 — MKRERGAPCGALIVLRLAPFVYLLLIQTEPLEGVNITSPVRLIHGTVGRSALLSVHYSSTSSDKPVVKWQLKRDKPVTVVQSIGTEVIGTLRPDYRDRIRLFDNGSLLLSDLQLADEGTYEVEISITDDTFTGEKTINLTVDVPISRPQVVVASTTVLELSEAFTLNCSHENGTKPSYTWLKDGKPLLNDSRMLLSPDQKVLTITRVLMDDDDLYSCVVENPISEGRSLPVRITVYRRSSLYIILSTGGIFLLVTLVTVCACWKPSKKSRKKRKLEQQSSLEYMDQNDERLKVEGELPAAHSPVPTPLRPVGCWEKADLSNKDTSSPGPLPPPTARRLQSRERCGQADSLPRSTEQERKNPLALYILKDKDPAELEESASPEPRAPEPGPPGYSVSAAVPGRSPALPMRSARRYPRSPARSPAAGRTHTSPTRAPSSPGRSRALRTAGVHLIREQDEGGAVEISA; from the exons atgaagagagaaaggggagccCCGTGCGGAGCCCTCATTGTCCTGCGCCTCGCTCCTTTTGTGTACCTTCTTCTCATCCAGACAG AGCCGCTGGAGGGCGTGAACATCACCAGCCCGGTGCGCCTGAtccatggcacagtggggaggtcgGCCCTGCTCTCCGTGCACTACAGCAGCACCAGCAGCGACAAGCCCGTGGTGAAGTGGCAGCTGAAGCGCGACAAGCCAGTGACCGTGGTGCAGTCTATCGGCACAGAGGTCATCGGCACCCTGCGGCCCGACTACCGGGACCGCATCCGCCTCTTCGACAACGGCTCCCTGCTGCTCAGTGACCTGCAGTTGGCTGACGAGGGCACCTATGAGGTGGAGATCTCCATCACCGACGACACCTTCACTGGCGAGAAGACCATCAACCTCACTGTGGACG TGCCCATTTCCAGGCCGCAGGTGGTCGTGGCTTCGACCACGGTGCTGGAGCTCAGCGAGGCCTTCACCCTGAACTGCTCACACGAGAATGGCACCAAGCCCAGCTACACCTGGCTGAAGGACGGCAAGCCCCTCCTCAACGACTCCAGGATGCTCCTGTCCCCCGACCAGAAGGTGCTCACCATCACGCGCGTGCTGATGGACGACGACGACCTGTACAGCTGCGTGGTGGAGAACCCCATCAGCGAGGGCCGCAGCCTGCCCGTCAGGATCACCGTGTACC GAAGAAGCTCCCTCTACATCATCCTGTCCACTGGCGGCATTTTCCTCCTGGTGACCTTGGTGACGGTCTGTGCCTGCTGGAAACCCTCCAAAAAGTCTAG GAAAAAGAGGAAGTTGGAGCAGCAAAGCTCCCTAGAGTACATGGACCAGAACGACGAGCGCCTGAAGGTGGAAGGTGAGCTGCCAGCTGCCCACTCGCCCGTCCCCACGCCACTCAGACCCGTGGGCTGCTGGGAGAAGGCAGACTTGAGCAACAAGGACACCAGCTCGCCTGGGCCCCTTCCACCACCAACTGCCCGCAGACTGCAGAGCAGAGAGAGGTGTGGCCAAG CAGACAGCCTGCCCCGAAGCACCGAGCAGGAGCGGAAGAACCCCCTGGCTCTGTACATCCTGAAGGATAAG GACCCCGCAGAGCTGGAGGAGAGCGCTTCCCCGGAGCCCCGCGCCCCGGAGCCCGGGCCGCCCGGCTACTCGGTGTCCGCGGCCGTCCCCGGCCGCTCGCCCGCCCTGCCCATGCGCTCGGCCCGCCGCTACCCGCGCTCGCCCGCGCGCTCGCCCGCCGCCGGCCGGACGCACACGTCGCCAACCCGCGCGCCCAGCTCGCCCGGCCGCTCGCGGGCACTGCGGACTGCGGGCGTGCACCTTATCCGCGAACAAGACGAGGGCGGAGCCGTGGAGATCAGCGCCTGA
- the HEPACAM gene encoding hepatocyte cell adhesion molecule isoform X2, translating to MKRERGAPCGALIVLRLAPFVYLLLIQTEPLEGVNITSPVRLIHGTVGRSALLSVHYSSTSSDKPVVKWQLKRDKPVTVVQSIGTEVIGTLRPDYRDRIRLFDNGSLLLSDLQLADEGTYEVEISITDDTFTGEKTINLTVDVPISRPQVVVASTTVLELSEAFTLNCSHENGTKPSYTWLKDGKPLLNDSRMLLSPDQKVLTITRVLMDDDDLYSCVVENPISEGRSLPVRITVYRRSSLYIILSTGGIFLLVTLVTVCACWKPSKKSRKKRKLEQQSSLEYMDQNDERLKVEGELPAAHSPVPTPLRPVGCWEKADLSNKDTSSPGPLPPPTARRLQSRERCGQDSLPRSTEQERKNPLALYILKDKDPAELEESASPEPRAPEPGPPGYSVSAAVPGRSPALPMRSARRYPRSPARSPAAGRTHTSPTRAPSSPGRSRALRTAGVHLIREQDEGGAVEISA from the exons atgaagagagaaaggggagccCCGTGCGGAGCCCTCATTGTCCTGCGCCTCGCTCCTTTTGTGTACCTTCTTCTCATCCAGACAG AGCCGCTGGAGGGCGTGAACATCACCAGCCCGGTGCGCCTGAtccatggcacagtggggaggtcgGCCCTGCTCTCCGTGCACTACAGCAGCACCAGCAGCGACAAGCCCGTGGTGAAGTGGCAGCTGAAGCGCGACAAGCCAGTGACCGTGGTGCAGTCTATCGGCACAGAGGTCATCGGCACCCTGCGGCCCGACTACCGGGACCGCATCCGCCTCTTCGACAACGGCTCCCTGCTGCTCAGTGACCTGCAGTTGGCTGACGAGGGCACCTATGAGGTGGAGATCTCCATCACCGACGACACCTTCACTGGCGAGAAGACCATCAACCTCACTGTGGACG TGCCCATTTCCAGGCCGCAGGTGGTCGTGGCTTCGACCACGGTGCTGGAGCTCAGCGAGGCCTTCACCCTGAACTGCTCACACGAGAATGGCACCAAGCCCAGCTACACCTGGCTGAAGGACGGCAAGCCCCTCCTCAACGACTCCAGGATGCTCCTGTCCCCCGACCAGAAGGTGCTCACCATCACGCGCGTGCTGATGGACGACGACGACCTGTACAGCTGCGTGGTGGAGAACCCCATCAGCGAGGGCCGCAGCCTGCCCGTCAGGATCACCGTGTACC GAAGAAGCTCCCTCTACATCATCCTGTCCACTGGCGGCATTTTCCTCCTGGTGACCTTGGTGACGGTCTGTGCCTGCTGGAAACCCTCCAAAAAGTCTAG GAAAAAGAGGAAGTTGGAGCAGCAAAGCTCCCTAGAGTACATGGACCAGAACGACGAGCGCCTGAAGGTGGAAGGTGAGCTGCCAGCTGCCCACTCGCCCGTCCCCACGCCACTCAGACCCGTGGGCTGCTGGGAGAAGGCAGACTTGAGCAACAAGGACACCAGCTCGCCTGGGCCCCTTCCACCACCAACTGCCCGCAGACTGCAGAGCAGAGAGAGGTGTGGCCAAG ACAGCCTGCCCCGAAGCACCGAGCAGGAGCGGAAGAACCCCCTGGCTCTGTACATCCTGAAGGATAAG GACCCCGCAGAGCTGGAGGAGAGCGCTTCCCCGGAGCCCCGCGCCCCGGAGCCCGGGCCGCCCGGCTACTCGGTGTCCGCGGCCGTCCCCGGCCGCTCGCCCGCCCTGCCCATGCGCTCGGCCCGCCGCTACCCGCGCTCGCCCGCGCGCTCGCCCGCCGCCGGCCGGACGCACACGTCGCCAACCCGCGCGCCCAGCTCGCCCGGCCGCTCGCGGGCACTGCGGACTGCGGGCGTGCACCTTATCCGCGAACAAGACGAGGGCGGAGCCGTGGAGATCAGCGCCTGA